The genomic segment GCTGAGGGTTCAGCAAGAACTATATCTCCAAGAAAAGCAAAACTTGCTGCTATTACTCCCATCGTTGGGTCTGTTAAAATAGAAACATACAGAATACCCGCCTTTTTCAATTTACCAACAGCTGCTGAAGTTTTTGCCATTTGCATTAGAGAAACAACGCCTTCATACATTCTTGCTCCGCCACCCCCTCCAGAAACAGAAATAAGAGACAGTCCATTTTCAACCGCAAATTCACATAACCTTGTAAATTTCTCTCCCACAACAGACCCCATACTTCCCATAATAAAATGAGCGTCAAGTACACAGAAAGCGACAGGGAAGTTTCCAATTTTTCCTGTTCCTGTTACCATTGCTTCATTCATTCCTGTATTTTTCATTTCTTCTTCAAGTTTTTCCTTATATGATTTAACT from the bacterium genome contains:
- a CDS encoding acetyl-CoA carboxylase carboxyltransferase subunit beta; translation: MIFKRKRYIEISPKEKVEIKKELWVKCEKCGKLIYTKKLEENLKICPECNFYFRMTAKERINSLIDAGTFSEKWGDLQSEDPLNFVGVKSYKEKLEEEMKNTGMNEAMVTGTGKIGNFPVAFCVLDAHFIMGSMGSVVGEKFTRLCEFAVENGLSLISVSGGGGGARMYEGVVSLMQMAKTSAAVGKLKKAGILYVSILTDPTMGVIAASFAFLGDIVLAEPSA